In Methanothermobacter tenebrarum, the sequence GCTTTTATCACACAACTCTGGGTTATAAGACCCAATAATCTCCCATCCTCCACCACAGGGATCCTCTGATAGCCAGTCTCCACCATTATCTTACTTATACTACCAATAGGCGTGTTCTTGTCAACCACAACAAGATCCCGGCTCATAATATCCTTCACTTTAAGTTTAAGAGCTTCACTACCAGCCAATAATATATCCCTATGTGTTATGAAACCAACAAGCTTATCCCCCTCAACCACAGGCACCCCACCAATATTAGCCCGGACCATCTTCAACTTCGCAGCCGCCACAGACTCCTCTGGTTTCACCACAATAACATCCCTTATCATAATATCCTTCGCACGAAGTTTCCGTATCATAAACTTATTTGTGTTCCAAATCATATATTAAAGGTGAGGGGATCCAAAGTGACTCAAATGGAAGAAGCAAGAAAAGGCAACACAACACCCCAAATAGAAGAAGTGGCCAAATCTGAAAATTATAAGATCCATAAGATCATGAAAAGAGTAGCAGAAGGGAGAATCGTCATACCATCAAACCCAATCCATGATCCAATCCCATGCGGGATAGGTGAAGGCCTATCCACGAAAATAAACGCTAACATCGGATCATCCCCCAGGTTGGAGGATCCCGAACTGGAAATTAAAAAATCACTCGTCGCCGTCCAATACGGAGCAGACACCATAATGGATCTGAGCA encodes:
- a CDS encoding CBS domain-containing protein: MIRKLRAKDIMIRDVIVVKPEESVAAAKLKMVRANIGGVPVVEGDKLVGFITHRDILLAGSEALKLKVKDIMSRDLVVVDKNTPIGSISKIMVETGYQRIPVVEDGRLLGLITQSCVIKAVADHIEDDCP